One genomic segment of Mastomys coucha isolate ucsf_1 unplaced genomic scaffold, UCSF_Mcou_1 pScaffold22, whole genome shotgun sequence includes these proteins:
- the Cenpt gene encoding centromere protein T isoform X2, producing the protein MADLSSPDGDPTVRTLLRRVLDTADSRTPRRRRSTQTNVQRRLSQTPYSNRQGSQTKTSARKHSHGARSVARSARVQDRGHLEKQTPRTLLKNILLTAPESSTVMPDPGVKPAQVPEVARSSRRKSSRGSLELHLPELEPPSTLAPGLIAPGKRKQKLRLSVFLQEVNQGSPLSQEPCGNADVSTLASSFSFSFVTPGQPQTVERPGLARRRPIRRRLGNVGTLLQDLEDVPLASALAGDSPRAPVAALPMDVVLEDTQPFSQPLAGSSLPVNHSLPNPSHPGVEDAERVVGPGTPSTGTRLQKQTSQELSSSTHDLLPAAQPHELCEPPPSPPVAVLSSEPLESMRAKPPSRTRTAGPRHRQGPYKTGLSHYMKLFSFYTKMPVEKAALEIVEKCLDKYFQHLCNDLEVFAAHAGRKTVKPKDLELLMRRQGLVTDQVPMHVLVERYLPLEYRQQLVPCAFSGNYVFPAQ; encoded by the exons ATGGCGGACCTCAGCAGTCCCGACGGCGATCCCACCGTACGTACGCTCTTGCGGCGCGTGCTGGACACAGCGGATTCGCGCACTCCGAGGCGACGCCGGAGCACTCAGACCAA tgtacaaagaagactgtctcaaacacCGTACTCTAATAGGCAGGGTAGCCAAACAAAGACAAGTGCCAGAAAGCATTCCCATGGAGCTAGG TCAGTTGCCAGATCGGCTCGTGTTCAAGATCGTGGCCACCTGGAGAAACAGACACCCCGGACTCTGCTGAAGAATATCTTACTAACTG CCCCAGAATCTTCCACTGTGATGCCAGACCCAGGGGTGAAGCCAGCACAAGTACCAGAAGTGGCCCGGTCCTCCAGACGGAAAAGCAGTCGGGGAAG CCTGGAGCTACACCTTCCTGAACTGGAGCCCCCCTCCACCCTGGCTCCAGGTCTAATAGCCCCTGGCAAGAGGAAGCAAAAGCTGAGATTGTCTGTATTTCTGCAGGAAGTGAACCAGGGGTCACCTCTCTCCCAAG AGCCATGTGGGAATGCTGATGTTTCAACTTTGGCCAG CTCCTTCAGCTTCAGCTTTGTCACCCCTGGTCAGCCACAGACAGTGGAGAGACCTGGTCTGGCTCGCAGGCGTCCCATACGCCGCCGACTTGGGAATGTCGGTACACTTTTGCAGGATCTGGAAGACGTTCCCTTAGCGTCTGCTCTTGCAG GTGACAGTCCTAGAGCGCCTGTTGCTGCTCTGCCAATGGATGTAGTCTTGGAAGACACACAGCCTTTCTCACAGCCCTTGGCTGGCTCTTCCCTTCCTGTGAATCACTCTCTGCCCAACCCTTCTCACCCTGGGGTTGAAGATGCTGAAAGAGTTGTAGGCCCCGGGACACCAAGCACTGGGACCAGGTTGCAGAAGCAGA CAAGTCAAGAATTATCCTCCAGCACCCATGACTTACTCCCAGCTGCACAGCCACATGAGTTATGTGAGCCACCCCCATCACCTCCAGTTGCAGT CCTATCTTCAGAGCCACTGGAGTCTATGAGAGCCAAGCCTCCATCCAGGACCCGAACTGCAGGTCCTAGGCACCGCCAAGGCCCCTACAAGACTGGGCTGAGCCACTATATGAAGCTCTTCAGCTTCTATACAAAGATGCCAGTGGAGAAGGCGGCTCTTGAGATAGTAGAGAAGTG CCTAGACAAGTACTTCCAGCATCTTTGCAATGACCTGGAGGTGTTTGCTGCTCATGCTGGCCGTAAGACTGTGAAGCCAAAGGACTTAGAGCTGCTGATGCGACG GCAGGGACTAGTCACTGATCAAGTCCCGATGCATGTGCTTGTGGAGCGGTACCTGCCCTTGGAGTACCGGCAACAACTTGTCCCCTGTGCATTCAGTGGCAATTATGTCTTCCCTGCACAGTAG
- the Cenpt gene encoding centromere protein T isoform X4: MPDPGVKPAQVPEVARSSRRKSSRGSLELHLPELEPPSTLAPGLIAPGKRKQKLRLSVFLQEVNQGSPLSQEPCGNADVSTLASSFSFSFVTPGQPQTVERPGLARRRPIRRRLGNVGTLLQDLEDVPLASALAGDSPRAPVAALPMDVVLEDTQPFSQPLAGSSLPVNHSLPNPSHPGVEDAERVVGPGTPSTGTRLQKQMRRTGFGASPLPLEPQPQPPGLREAVGSNEAVEPVDQEGSLGDEETSGRPASQELSSSTHDLLPAAQPHELCEPPPSPPVAVLSSEPLESMRAKPPSRTRTAGPRHRQGPYKTGLSHYMKLFSFYTKMPVEKAALEIVEKCLDKYFQHLCNDLEVFAAHAGRKTVKPKDLELLMRRQGLVTDQVPMHVLVERYLPLEYRQQLVPCAFSGNYVFPAQ, translated from the exons ATGCCAGACCCAGGGGTGAAGCCAGCACAAGTACCAGAAGTGGCCCGGTCCTCCAGACGGAAAAGCAGTCGGGGAAG CCTGGAGCTACACCTTCCTGAACTGGAGCCCCCCTCCACCCTGGCTCCAGGTCTAATAGCCCCTGGCAAGAGGAAGCAAAAGCTGAGATTGTCTGTATTTCTGCAGGAAGTGAACCAGGGGTCACCTCTCTCCCAAG AGCCATGTGGGAATGCTGATGTTTCAACTTTGGCCAG CTCCTTCAGCTTCAGCTTTGTCACCCCTGGTCAGCCACAGACAGTGGAGAGACCTGGTCTGGCTCGCAGGCGTCCCATACGCCGCCGACTTGGGAATGTCGGTACACTTTTGCAGGATCTGGAAGACGTTCCCTTAGCGTCTGCTCTTGCAG GTGACAGTCCTAGAGCGCCTGTTGCTGCTCTGCCAATGGATGTAGTCTTGGAAGACACACAGCCTTTCTCACAGCCCTTGGCTGGCTCTTCCCTTCCTGTGAATCACTCTCTGCCCAACCCTTCTCACCCTGGGGTTGAAGATGCTGAAAGAGTTGTAGGCCCCGGGACACCAAGCACTGGGACCAGGTTGCAGAAGCAGA TGCGCAGAACTGGCTTTGGTGCCTCTCCTTTACCCTTGGAGCcacagcctcagcctccaggACTAAGAGAAGCAGTGGGATCCAATGAGGCTGTGGAGCCCGTGGATCAAGAAGGATCTTTAGGAGATGAGGAAACTTCTGGTAGGCCAG CAAGTCAAGAATTATCCTCCAGCACCCATGACTTACTCCCAGCTGCACAGCCACATGAGTTATGTGAGCCACCCCCATCACCTCCAGTTGCAGT CCTATCTTCAGAGCCACTGGAGTCTATGAGAGCCAAGCCTCCATCCAGGACCCGAACTGCAGGTCCTAGGCACCGCCAAGGCCCCTACAAGACTGGGCTGAGCCACTATATGAAGCTCTTCAGCTTCTATACAAAGATGCCAGTGGAGAAGGCGGCTCTTGAGATAGTAGAGAAGTG CCTAGACAAGTACTTCCAGCATCTTTGCAATGACCTGGAGGTGTTTGCTGCTCATGCTGGCCGTAAGACTGTGAAGCCAAAGGACTTAGAGCTGCTGATGCGACG GCAGGGACTAGTCACTGATCAAGTCCCGATGCATGTGCTTGTGGAGCGGTACCTGCCCTTGGAGTACCGGCAACAACTTGTCCCCTGTGCATTCAGTGGCAATTATGTCTTCCCTGCACAGTAG
- the Thap11 gene encoding THAP domain-containing protein 11, whose translation MPGFTCCVPGCYNNSHRDKALHFYTFPKDAELRRLWLKNVSRAGVSGCFSTFQPTTGHRLCSVHFQGGRKTYTVRVPTIFPLRGVNERKVARRPAGAAAARRRQQQQQQQQQQQQQQQQQQPSPSSSTAQTTQLQPNLVSASAAVLLTLQAAVDSSQAPGSVVPASTTPSGDDVKPIDLTVQVEFAAAEGAAAAAAASELEAATAGLEAAECTLGPQLVVVGEEGFPDTGSDHSYSLSSGTTEEELLRKLNEQRDILALMEVKMKEMKGSIRHLRLTEAKLREELREKDRLLAMAVIRKKHGM comes from the coding sequence atgcctggctttacgTGCTGCGTACCGGGCTGCTACAACAACTCACACCGGGACAAGGCGCTGCACTTCTACACCTTTCCCAAGGACGCTGAGCTGCGGCGCCTCTGGCTCAAGAACGTGTCCCGTGCTGGCGTCAGCGGGTGCTTCTCCACCTTCCAGCCCACCACGGGCCACCGTCTCTGCAGCGTTCACTTCCAGGGCGGCCGCAAGACCTACACGGTGCGCGTTCCCACCATTTTCCCGCTGCGTGGCGTCAATGAGCGCAAAGTCGCTCGGAGACCTGCGGGAGCCGCGGCAGCCCGCCgtaggcagcagcagcagcaacaacagcagcagcagcaacaacagcagcagcagcagcagccgtcTCCGTCCTCCTCCACTGCCCAGACCACCCAGTTGCAGCCAAACCTGGTGTCTGCCTCTGCGGCCGTGCTTCTTACCCTTCAGGCCGCTGTAGACAGCAGCCAGGCTCCGGGATCCGTGGTTCCAGCGTCCACGACTCCCTCGGGAGATGATGTCAAGCCCATCGACCTTACAGTGCAAGTAGAGTTTGCAGCTGCTGAAGGGGCAGCCGCCGCTGCCGCTGCATCAGAGCTAGAGGCTGCTACAGCTGGGCTGGAGGCCGCTGAGTGCACTCTGGGCCCTcagctggtggtggtgggggaagagGGCTTCCCAGATACTGGCTCTGACCACTCGTACTCCTTGTCGTCGGGTACCACGGAGGAGGAGCTCCTGCGCAAGCTGAACGAGCAGCGGGACATCTTGGCCCTGATGGAAGTGAAGATGAAAGAGATGAAGGGTAGCATCCGCCATCTGCGTCTTACCGAGGCCAAGCTCCGTGAAGAACTTAGAGAGAAGGATCGCTTGCTTGCTATGGCTGTCATCCGTAAGAAGCACGGAATGTGA
- the Cenpt gene encoding centromere protein T isoform X3, translating to MADLSSPDGDPTVRTLLRRVLDTADSRTPRRRRSTQTNVQRRLSQTPYSNRQGSQTKTSARKHSHGARSVARSARVQDRGHLEKQTPRTLLKNILLTAPESSTVMPDPGVKPAQVPEVARSSRRKSSRGSSFSFSFVTPGQPQTVERPGLARRRPIRRRLGNVGTLLQDLEDVPLASALAGDSPRAPVAALPMDVVLEDTQPFSQPLAGSSLPVNHSLPNPSHPGVEDAERVVGPGTPSTGTRLQKQMRRTGFGASPLPLEPQPQPPGLREAVGSNEAVEPVDQEGSLGDEETSGRPASQELSSSTHDLLPAAQPHELCEPPPSPPVAVLSSEPLESMRAKPPSRTRTAGPRHRQGPYKTGLSHYMKLFSFYTKMPVEKAALEIVEKCLDKYFQHLCNDLEVFAAHAGRKTVKPKDLELLMRRQGLVTDQVPMHVLVERYLPLEYRQQLVPCAFSGNYVFPAQ from the exons ATGGCGGACCTCAGCAGTCCCGACGGCGATCCCACCGTACGTACGCTCTTGCGGCGCGTGCTGGACACAGCGGATTCGCGCACTCCGAGGCGACGCCGGAGCACTCAGACCAA tgtacaaagaagactgtctcaaacacCGTACTCTAATAGGCAGGGTAGCCAAACAAAGACAAGTGCCAGAAAGCATTCCCATGGAGCTAGG TCAGTTGCCAGATCGGCTCGTGTTCAAGATCGTGGCCACCTGGAGAAACAGACACCCCGGACTCTGCTGAAGAATATCTTACTAACTG CCCCAGAATCTTCCACTGTGATGCCAGACCCAGGGGTGAAGCCAGCACAAGTACCAGAAGTGGCCCGGTCCTCCAGACGGAAAAGCAGTCGGGGAAG CTCCTTCAGCTTCAGCTTTGTCACCCCTGGTCAGCCACAGACAGTGGAGAGACCTGGTCTGGCTCGCAGGCGTCCCATACGCCGCCGACTTGGGAATGTCGGTACACTTTTGCAGGATCTGGAAGACGTTCCCTTAGCGTCTGCTCTTGCAG GTGACAGTCCTAGAGCGCCTGTTGCTGCTCTGCCAATGGATGTAGTCTTGGAAGACACACAGCCTTTCTCACAGCCCTTGGCTGGCTCTTCCCTTCCTGTGAATCACTCTCTGCCCAACCCTTCTCACCCTGGGGTTGAAGATGCTGAAAGAGTTGTAGGCCCCGGGACACCAAGCACTGGGACCAGGTTGCAGAAGCAGA TGCGCAGAACTGGCTTTGGTGCCTCTCCTTTACCCTTGGAGCcacagcctcagcctccaggACTAAGAGAAGCAGTGGGATCCAATGAGGCTGTGGAGCCCGTGGATCAAGAAGGATCTTTAGGAGATGAGGAAACTTCTGGTAGGCCAG CAAGTCAAGAATTATCCTCCAGCACCCATGACTTACTCCCAGCTGCACAGCCACATGAGTTATGTGAGCCACCCCCATCACCTCCAGTTGCAGT CCTATCTTCAGAGCCACTGGAGTCTATGAGAGCCAAGCCTCCATCCAGGACCCGAACTGCAGGTCCTAGGCACCGCCAAGGCCCCTACAAGACTGGGCTGAGCCACTATATGAAGCTCTTCAGCTTCTATACAAAGATGCCAGTGGAGAAGGCGGCTCTTGAGATAGTAGAGAAGTG CCTAGACAAGTACTTCCAGCATCTTTGCAATGACCTGGAGGTGTTTGCTGCTCATGCTGGCCGTAAGACTGTGAAGCCAAAGGACTTAGAGCTGCTGATGCGACG GCAGGGACTAGTCACTGATCAAGTCCCGATGCATGTGCTTGTGGAGCGGTACCTGCCCTTGGAGTACCGGCAACAACTTGTCCCCTGTGCATTCAGTGGCAATTATGTCTTCCCTGCACAGTAG
- the Cenpt gene encoding centromere protein T isoform X1 has translation MADLSSPDGDPTVRTLLRRVLDTADSRTPRRRRSTQTNVQRRLSQTPYSNRQGSQTKTSARKHSHGARSVARSARVQDRGHLEKQTPRTLLKNILLTAPESSTVMPDPGVKPAQVPEVARSSRRKSSRGSLELHLPELEPPSTLAPGLIAPGKRKQKLRLSVFLQEVNQGSPLSQEPCGNADVSTLASSFSFSFVTPGQPQTVERPGLARRRPIRRRLGNVGTLLQDLEDVPLASALAGDSPRAPVAALPMDVVLEDTQPFSQPLAGSSLPVNHSLPNPSHPGVEDAERVVGPGTPSTGTRLQKQMRRTGFGASPLPLEPQPQPPGLREAVGSNEAVEPVDQEGSLGDEETSGRPASQELSSSTHDLLPAAQPHELCEPPPSPPVAVLSSEPLESMRAKPPSRTRTAGPRHRQGPYKTGLSHYMKLFSFYTKMPVEKAALEIVEKCLDKYFQHLCNDLEVFAAHAGRKTVKPKDLELLMRRQGLVTDQVPMHVLVERYLPLEYRQQLVPCAFSGNYVFPAQ, from the exons ATGGCGGACCTCAGCAGTCCCGACGGCGATCCCACCGTACGTACGCTCTTGCGGCGCGTGCTGGACACAGCGGATTCGCGCACTCCGAGGCGACGCCGGAGCACTCAGACCAA tgtacaaagaagactgtctcaaacacCGTACTCTAATAGGCAGGGTAGCCAAACAAAGACAAGTGCCAGAAAGCATTCCCATGGAGCTAGG TCAGTTGCCAGATCGGCTCGTGTTCAAGATCGTGGCCACCTGGAGAAACAGACACCCCGGACTCTGCTGAAGAATATCTTACTAACTG CCCCAGAATCTTCCACTGTGATGCCAGACCCAGGGGTGAAGCCAGCACAAGTACCAGAAGTGGCCCGGTCCTCCAGACGGAAAAGCAGTCGGGGAAG CCTGGAGCTACACCTTCCTGAACTGGAGCCCCCCTCCACCCTGGCTCCAGGTCTAATAGCCCCTGGCAAGAGGAAGCAAAAGCTGAGATTGTCTGTATTTCTGCAGGAAGTGAACCAGGGGTCACCTCTCTCCCAAG AGCCATGTGGGAATGCTGATGTTTCAACTTTGGCCAG CTCCTTCAGCTTCAGCTTTGTCACCCCTGGTCAGCCACAGACAGTGGAGAGACCTGGTCTGGCTCGCAGGCGTCCCATACGCCGCCGACTTGGGAATGTCGGTACACTTTTGCAGGATCTGGAAGACGTTCCCTTAGCGTCTGCTCTTGCAG GTGACAGTCCTAGAGCGCCTGTTGCTGCTCTGCCAATGGATGTAGTCTTGGAAGACACACAGCCTTTCTCACAGCCCTTGGCTGGCTCTTCCCTTCCTGTGAATCACTCTCTGCCCAACCCTTCTCACCCTGGGGTTGAAGATGCTGAAAGAGTTGTAGGCCCCGGGACACCAAGCACTGGGACCAGGTTGCAGAAGCAGA TGCGCAGAACTGGCTTTGGTGCCTCTCCTTTACCCTTGGAGCcacagcctcagcctccaggACTAAGAGAAGCAGTGGGATCCAATGAGGCTGTGGAGCCCGTGGATCAAGAAGGATCTTTAGGAGATGAGGAAACTTCTGGTAGGCCAG CAAGTCAAGAATTATCCTCCAGCACCCATGACTTACTCCCAGCTGCACAGCCACATGAGTTATGTGAGCCACCCCCATCACCTCCAGTTGCAGT CCTATCTTCAGAGCCACTGGAGTCTATGAGAGCCAAGCCTCCATCCAGGACCCGAACTGCAGGTCCTAGGCACCGCCAAGGCCCCTACAAGACTGGGCTGAGCCACTATATGAAGCTCTTCAGCTTCTATACAAAGATGCCAGTGGAGAAGGCGGCTCTTGAGATAGTAGAGAAGTG CCTAGACAAGTACTTCCAGCATCTTTGCAATGACCTGGAGGTGTTTGCTGCTCATGCTGGCCGTAAGACTGTGAAGCCAAAGGACTTAGAGCTGCTGATGCGACG GCAGGGACTAGTCACTGATCAAGTCCCGATGCATGTGCTTGTGGAGCGGTACCTGCCCTTGGAGTACCGGCAACAACTTGTCCCCTGTGCATTCAGTGGCAATTATGTCTTCCCTGCACAGTAG